The proteins below come from a single Felis catus isolate Fca126 chromosome A1, F.catus_Fca126_mat1.0, whole genome shotgun sequence genomic window:
- the PPWD1 gene encoding peptidylprolyl isomerase domain and WD repeat-containing protein 1 isoform X1, which yields MASEGGSDSQLRRRRRRDTGEPEKTELGERELTVVVAVAQENEEENEERWVGPLPVEATLAKKRKVLEFERVYLENLPSASMYERSYMHRDVITHVVCTKTDFIITASHDGHVKFWKKIEEGIEFVKHFRSHLGVIESIAVSSEGALFCSVGDDKAMKVFDVVNFDMINMLKLGYFPGQCEWIYCPGDAISSVAASEKSTGKIFIYDGRGDNQPLHIFDKLHTSPLTQIRLNAVYKAIVSSDKSGMIEYWTGPPHEYKFPKNVNWEYKTDTDLYEFAKCKAYPTSICFSPDGKKIATIGSDRKVRIFRFLTGKLMRVFDESLSMFTELQQMRQQLPDMEFGRRMAVERELEKVDAVRLINIVFDETGHFVLYGTMLGIKVINVETNRCVRILGKQENIRVMQLALFQGIAKKHRAATTIEMKASENPVLQNIQADPTIVCTSFKKNRFYMFTKREPEDTKSADSDRDVFNEKPSKEEVMAATQAEGPKRVSDSAIIHTSMGDIHIKLFPVECPKTVENFCVHSRNGYYNGHTFHRIIKGFMIQTGDPTGTGMGGESIWGGEFEDEFHSTLRHDRPYTLSMANAGSNTNGSQFFITVVPTPWLDNKHTVFGRVTKGMEVVQRISNVKVNPKTDKPYEDVSIINITVK from the exons ATGGCGTCGGAAGGTGGTAGCGATTCACAGCTGAGAAGAAGAAGGCGCCGGGACACGGGGGAGCCGGAAAAAACAGAACTCGGCGAAAGAGAGCTGACAGTGGTTGTGGCTGTGGCCCAAGAGAacgaagaggaaaatgaagagcGCTGGGTTGGGCCCTTACCTGTAGAGGCGACATTGGCCAAGAAGAGGAAAG TTCTAGAGTTTGAAAGAGTCTATCTTGAAAATCTCCCCAGTGCATCTATGTATGAGCGCAGTTACATGCATAGAGATGTTATCACCCATGTGGTATGCACCAA GACAGACTTTATTATTACTGCCAGTCATGATGGACATGTTaagttctggaaaaaaatagaagagggaattGAATTTGTTAAACATTTTCGTAGTCACCTGG gAGTTATTGAGAGTATTGCAGTTAGCTCTGAGGGAGCATTGTTCTGTTCTGTGGGTGATGATAAAGCAATGAAGGTGTTTGATGTAGTGAACTTTGACATGATCAATATGCTGAAGCTTGG CTATTTTCCTGGACAATGTGAGTGGATCTATTGCCCAGGGGATGCCATATCTTCAGTTGCTGCTTCTGAGAAGAGCACaggaaaaattttcatttatgatgGTCGAGGAGATAACCAGCCGCTTCATATTTTTGACAAGCTCCATACATCACCTCTTACTCAGATACGGCTGAATGCAGTTTATAAAGCAATAGTGTCTTCTGATAAATCTGGAATGATTGAATACTGGACTGGGCCTCCTCATGAATATAAGTTCCCCAAAAATGTGAACTGGGAATATAAAACTGACACCGATTTGTATGAGTTTGCCAAGTGCAAGGCTTATCCAACCAGCATATGTTTTTCACCTGATGGGAAGAAAATAGCTACTATTGGTTCTGATAGAAAAGTTagaattttcagatttttaactGGAAAACTCATGAGAGTCTTTGATGAATCACTAAGT ATGTTTACTGAACTGCAGCAGATGAGGCAACAGCTACCCGACATGGAATTTGGCCGACGAATGGCTGTTGAACGTGAGTTGGAGAAGGTGGATGCAGTAAGATTAATTAACATAGTCTTTGATGAAACTGGACACTTCGTGCTATATGGAACAATGCTAGGCATTAAAGTTATAAATGTAGAAACAAACCG GTGTGTGCGCATCTTAGGCAAGCAGGAAAATATTAGAGTGATGCAATTGGCTCTGTTCCAGGGAATAGCCAAAAAACATCGTGCTGCAACTACTATAGAAATGAAAGCTTCTGAAAATCCTGTTCTTCAAAATATTCAAGCTGACCCAACAATAGTTTGTACATCTTTTAAGAAGAATAGATTTTACATG TTTACCAAACGAGAACCAGAAGATACAAAAAGTGCAGATTCTGACAGAGATGTTTTTAATGAGAAACCTTCTAAAGAAGAAGTCATGGCAGCTACTCAAGCTGAAGGACCTAAACGTGTTTCAGATAGTGCCATTATCCACACAAGCATGGGAGACATTCATATCAAACTTTTTCCTGTTGA GTGCCCTAAGACAGTGGAAAACTTCTGTGTTCATAGCAGAAACGGCTATTATAATGGGCATACATTTCACCGTATAATTAAG GGCTTCATGATTCAAACAGGAGATCCAACAGGTACTGGTATGGGAGGAGAAAGCATATGGGGAGGAGAATTTGAAGATGAGTTTCATTCAACATTACGACATGACAGACCATATACACTCAGCATGGCCAATGCTGGATCAAATACTAACGGATCCCAGTTTTTTATAACAGTAGTACCAACG CCTTGGCTTGATAATAAGCACACAGTGTTTGGACGAGTGACTAAAGGAATGGAAGTTGTACAGAGGATCTCCAATGTCAAAGTCAATCCCAAAACAGATAAGCCCTATGAGGATGTCAGCATCATAAATATTACTGTCAAGTAA
- the PPWD1 gene encoding peptidylprolyl isomerase domain and WD repeat-containing protein 1 isoform X3, with the protein MSAVTCIEMLSPMWYAPRQTLLLLPVMINMLKLGYFPGQCEWIYCPGDAISSVAASEKSTGKIFIYDGRGDNQPLHIFDKLHTSPLTQIRLNAVYKAIVSSDKSGMIEYWTGPPHEYKFPKNVNWEYKTDTDLYEFAKCKAYPTSICFSPDGKKIATIGSDRKVRIFRFLTGKLMRVFDESLSMFTELQQMRQQLPDMEFGRRMAVERELEKVDAVRLINIVFDETGHFVLYGTMLGIKVINVETNRCVRILGKQENIRVMQLALFQGIAKKHRAATTIEMKASENPVLQNIQADPTIVCTSFKKNRFYMFTKREPEDTKSADSDRDVFNEKPSKEEVMAATQAEGPKRVSDSAIIHTSMGDIHIKLFPVECPKTVENFCVHSRNGYYNGHTFHRIIKGFMIQTGDPTGTGMGGESIWGGEFEDEFHSTLRHDRPYTLSMANAGSNTNGSQFFITVVPTPWLDNKHTVFGRVTKGMEVVQRISNVKVNPKTDKPYEDVSIINITVK; encoded by the exons ATGAGCGCAGTTACATGCATAGAGATGTTATCACCCATGTGGTATGCACCAA GACAGACTTTATTATTACTGCCAGTC ATGATCAATATGCTGAAGCTTGG CTATTTTCCTGGACAATGTGAGTGGATCTATTGCCCAGGGGATGCCATATCTTCAGTTGCTGCTTCTGAGAAGAGCACaggaaaaattttcatttatgatgGTCGAGGAGATAACCAGCCGCTTCATATTTTTGACAAGCTCCATACATCACCTCTTACTCAGATACGGCTGAATGCAGTTTATAAAGCAATAGTGTCTTCTGATAAATCTGGAATGATTGAATACTGGACTGGGCCTCCTCATGAATATAAGTTCCCCAAAAATGTGAACTGGGAATATAAAACTGACACCGATTTGTATGAGTTTGCCAAGTGCAAGGCTTATCCAACCAGCATATGTTTTTCACCTGATGGGAAGAAAATAGCTACTATTGGTTCTGATAGAAAAGTTagaattttcagatttttaactGGAAAACTCATGAGAGTCTTTGATGAATCACTAAGT ATGTTTACTGAACTGCAGCAGATGAGGCAACAGCTACCCGACATGGAATTTGGCCGACGAATGGCTGTTGAACGTGAGTTGGAGAAGGTGGATGCAGTAAGATTAATTAACATAGTCTTTGATGAAACTGGACACTTCGTGCTATATGGAACAATGCTAGGCATTAAAGTTATAAATGTAGAAACAAACCG GTGTGTGCGCATCTTAGGCAAGCAGGAAAATATTAGAGTGATGCAATTGGCTCTGTTCCAGGGAATAGCCAAAAAACATCGTGCTGCAACTACTATAGAAATGAAAGCTTCTGAAAATCCTGTTCTTCAAAATATTCAAGCTGACCCAACAATAGTTTGTACATCTTTTAAGAAGAATAGATTTTACATG TTTACCAAACGAGAACCAGAAGATACAAAAAGTGCAGATTCTGACAGAGATGTTTTTAATGAGAAACCTTCTAAAGAAGAAGTCATGGCAGCTACTCAAGCTGAAGGACCTAAACGTGTTTCAGATAGTGCCATTATCCACACAAGCATGGGAGACATTCATATCAAACTTTTTCCTGTTGA GTGCCCTAAGACAGTGGAAAACTTCTGTGTTCATAGCAGAAACGGCTATTATAATGGGCATACATTTCACCGTATAATTAAG GGCTTCATGATTCAAACAGGAGATCCAACAGGTACTGGTATGGGAGGAGAAAGCATATGGGGAGGAGAATTTGAAGATGAGTTTCATTCAACATTACGACATGACAGACCATATACACTCAGCATGGCCAATGCTGGATCAAATACTAACGGATCCCAGTTTTTTATAACAGTAGTACCAACG CCTTGGCTTGATAATAAGCACACAGTGTTTGGACGAGTGACTAAAGGAATGGAAGTTGTACAGAGGATCTCCAATGTCAAAGTCAATCCCAAAACAGATAAGCCCTATGAGGATGTCAGCATCATAAATATTACTGTCAAGTAA
- the PPWD1 gene encoding peptidylprolyl isomerase domain and WD repeat-containing protein 1 isoform X2, with the protein MYERSYMHRDVITHVVCTKTDFIITASHDGHVKFWKKIEEGIEFVKHFRSHLGVIESIAVSSEGALFCSVGDDKAMKVFDVVNFDMINMLKLGYFPGQCEWIYCPGDAISSVAASEKSTGKIFIYDGRGDNQPLHIFDKLHTSPLTQIRLNAVYKAIVSSDKSGMIEYWTGPPHEYKFPKNVNWEYKTDTDLYEFAKCKAYPTSICFSPDGKKIATIGSDRKVRIFRFLTGKLMRVFDESLSMFTELQQMRQQLPDMEFGRRMAVERELEKVDAVRLINIVFDETGHFVLYGTMLGIKVINVETNRCVRILGKQENIRVMQLALFQGIAKKHRAATTIEMKASENPVLQNIQADPTIVCTSFKKNRFYMFTKREPEDTKSADSDRDVFNEKPSKEEVMAATQAEGPKRVSDSAIIHTSMGDIHIKLFPVECPKTVENFCVHSRNGYYNGHTFHRIIKGFMIQTGDPTGTGMGGESIWGGEFEDEFHSTLRHDRPYTLSMANAGSNTNGSQFFITVVPTPWLDNKHTVFGRVTKGMEVVQRISNVKVNPKTDKPYEDVSIINITVK; encoded by the exons ATGTATGAGCGCAGTTACATGCATAGAGATGTTATCACCCATGTGGTATGCACCAA GACAGACTTTATTATTACTGCCAGTCATGATGGACATGTTaagttctggaaaaaaatagaagagggaattGAATTTGTTAAACATTTTCGTAGTCACCTGG gAGTTATTGAGAGTATTGCAGTTAGCTCTGAGGGAGCATTGTTCTGTTCTGTGGGTGATGATAAAGCAATGAAGGTGTTTGATGTAGTGAACTTTGACATGATCAATATGCTGAAGCTTGG CTATTTTCCTGGACAATGTGAGTGGATCTATTGCCCAGGGGATGCCATATCTTCAGTTGCTGCTTCTGAGAAGAGCACaggaaaaattttcatttatgatgGTCGAGGAGATAACCAGCCGCTTCATATTTTTGACAAGCTCCATACATCACCTCTTACTCAGATACGGCTGAATGCAGTTTATAAAGCAATAGTGTCTTCTGATAAATCTGGAATGATTGAATACTGGACTGGGCCTCCTCATGAATATAAGTTCCCCAAAAATGTGAACTGGGAATATAAAACTGACACCGATTTGTATGAGTTTGCCAAGTGCAAGGCTTATCCAACCAGCATATGTTTTTCACCTGATGGGAAGAAAATAGCTACTATTGGTTCTGATAGAAAAGTTagaattttcagatttttaactGGAAAACTCATGAGAGTCTTTGATGAATCACTAAGT ATGTTTACTGAACTGCAGCAGATGAGGCAACAGCTACCCGACATGGAATTTGGCCGACGAATGGCTGTTGAACGTGAGTTGGAGAAGGTGGATGCAGTAAGATTAATTAACATAGTCTTTGATGAAACTGGACACTTCGTGCTATATGGAACAATGCTAGGCATTAAAGTTATAAATGTAGAAACAAACCG GTGTGTGCGCATCTTAGGCAAGCAGGAAAATATTAGAGTGATGCAATTGGCTCTGTTCCAGGGAATAGCCAAAAAACATCGTGCTGCAACTACTATAGAAATGAAAGCTTCTGAAAATCCTGTTCTTCAAAATATTCAAGCTGACCCAACAATAGTTTGTACATCTTTTAAGAAGAATAGATTTTACATG TTTACCAAACGAGAACCAGAAGATACAAAAAGTGCAGATTCTGACAGAGATGTTTTTAATGAGAAACCTTCTAAAGAAGAAGTCATGGCAGCTACTCAAGCTGAAGGACCTAAACGTGTTTCAGATAGTGCCATTATCCACACAAGCATGGGAGACATTCATATCAAACTTTTTCCTGTTGA GTGCCCTAAGACAGTGGAAAACTTCTGTGTTCATAGCAGAAACGGCTATTATAATGGGCATACATTTCACCGTATAATTAAG GGCTTCATGATTCAAACAGGAGATCCAACAGGTACTGGTATGGGAGGAGAAAGCATATGGGGAGGAGAATTTGAAGATGAGTTTCATTCAACATTACGACATGACAGACCATATACACTCAGCATGGCCAATGCTGGATCAAATACTAACGGATCCCAGTTTTTTATAACAGTAGTACCAACG CCTTGGCTTGATAATAAGCACACAGTGTTTGGACGAGTGACTAAAGGAATGGAAGTTGTACAGAGGATCTCCAATGTCAAAGTCAATCCCAAAACAGATAAGCCCTATGAGGATGTCAGCATCATAAATATTACTGTCAAGTAA